The proteins below are encoded in one region of Oligoflexus sp.:
- a CDS encoding GspE/PulE family protein, protein MLRQFHEIAINQLRVDPKIMAEAEALARTKNVLLVHALIRVKAADSNKLLAAWAHCHKLQIADLDAMDIPSDIIQLIQDQVARQARAIPIDRVGNNIIVAVENPHDLNTINLLQLKTGYSLKTVLSSEDKINKALARYYPQRGLEMDKFNKTSVTQTRNKPAEQRLVIDENSGNDDGPVNDLINRIMMACLQRGASDIHVEPYESYMRVRLRIDGALQEIARPPAHMKAAMASRFKVMAGLKIEEKRLPQDGQISVTIEGKPIDFRINTLPTWHGEKVVLRILDKSSLQVDMTKLGFEQDDLRRFKDSIHKPYGMVLVTGPTGSGKTTTLYSALAELNQVADNIMTAEDPVEFTLDGINQVHIRAEFGLTFADALKAFLRQDPDIIMVGEVRDKETGEIAIKAALTGHMVLSTLHTNSASDTIVRLQNMGLESFNLISALQCVVAQRLARRICSNCKIVDASIKPEYLMSIGVPREVAMTAKVHKGKGCELCGGTGMKGRVAIHEVMVMNDELRSAIMRSAPAMELKTIGMRNGMRTLRQNGLIKMLRGEMDALEVVSNTAADDENEHSGHNAA, encoded by the coding sequence ATGCTGCGGCAGTTTCATGAAATCGCGATCAACCAGCTTCGAGTTGATCCCAAGATCATGGCGGAAGCTGAAGCCCTTGCCCGCACCAAGAACGTGCTTCTGGTGCATGCGCTCATTCGTGTGAAGGCCGCGGATAGCAATAAGCTCCTGGCAGCCTGGGCGCATTGCCACAAGCTTCAGATCGCCGACCTCGACGCCATGGACATCCCCTCCGACATCATTCAATTGATCCAGGACCAGGTCGCGCGTCAGGCCCGAGCCATTCCCATTGACCGCGTGGGCAATAACATCATCGTTGCCGTGGAAAACCCTCACGATTTGAATACGATCAACCTGCTTCAGCTGAAGACGGGCTATTCCTTGAAAACCGTCCTGTCGTCCGAGGATAAGATCAACAAGGCCCTGGCGCGCTATTATCCGCAGCGCGGCCTTGAAATGGACAAATTCAATAAGACGAGCGTCACCCAGACCCGAAATAAGCCGGCCGAGCAGCGGCTGGTCATCGACGAGAACTCCGGGAATGATGATGGTCCCGTCAATGATCTGATCAATAGAATTATGATGGCCTGTCTTCAGCGGGGCGCCTCGGATATTCATGTCGAGCCCTATGAAAGCTATATGCGCGTGCGTCTTCGCATCGACGGGGCGCTGCAGGAAATCGCCCGTCCCCCGGCGCACATGAAAGCCGCGATGGCCTCCCGATTCAAGGTTATGGCCGGTCTTAAGATCGAGGAAAAGCGCCTGCCTCAGGACGGTCAGATCAGTGTGACGATCGAAGGCAAGCCCATCGACTTTCGTATCAACACGCTCCCGACCTGGCACGGCGAGAAGGTGGTTCTGCGTATCCTCGATAAGTCGAGCCTTCAGGTGGACATGACCAAGCTCGGCTTTGAGCAGGACGACCTGCGCCGCTTCAAGGACAGTATCCATAAGCCTTATGGAATGGTGCTCGTCACGGGTCCTACCGGTTCCGGTAAAACAACGACGCTTTATTCCGCTCTGGCTGAACTGAACCAGGTAGCCGACAATATCATGACAGCGGAAGATCCCGTTGAATTCACCCTCGATGGCATCAACCAGGTCCATATCCGGGCGGAATTCGGCCTGACCTTTGCCGATGCTCTGAAAGCCTTCCTCCGCCAGGATCCCGACATCATCATGGTCGGTGAGGTGCGCGACAAGGAAACCGGGGAAATCGCCATCAAAGCGGCGCTCACGGGTCATATGGTTTTGTCCACGCTCCACACCAACAGCGCGTCCGACACCATCGTGCGTCTGCAAAACATGGGTCTCGAATCCTTTAACCTGATTTCCGCCCTGCAGTGCGTGGTGGCCCAGCGCCTTGCGCGCCGCATCTGCAGCAACTGCAAAATCGTTGATGCATCCATCAAGCCCGAATACCTGATGAGCATTGGAGTGCCGCGTGAAGTCGCGATGACAGCCAAGGTTCACAAGGGCAAGGGCTGCGAACTTTGCGGTGGCACAGGCATGAAAGGTCGCGTGGCCATCCATGAAGTGATGGTGATGAACGATGAACTGAGATCCGCCATCATGCGATCAGCACCGGCAATGGAACTCAAAACCATCGGCATGCGCAACGGCATGCGCACCCTTCGGCAGAATGGTCTGATCAAAATGCTGAGAGGTGAGATGGACGCCCTGGAGGTGGTCAGCAATACCGCCGCTGATGATGAAAATGAGCATTCGGGCCATAACGCAGCCTAG
- a CDS encoding cob(I)yrinic acid a,c-diamide adenosyltransferase translates to MRLTKIYTKIGDKGGTTLASGDKISKAALRLEAYGTVDELNSWMGLLRDQLKLQNEFQGHWLDQSLERIQNELFDLGGELATPTKHLNIEKQRVVSAADVEVLEQEIDNVNENLQPLANFVLPGGHVCNSTAHLARTVCRRAERELVRLRIDEPDVRGETQIYLNRLSDWLFVMGRLISQRLGCPEVLWQQKRPAATRK, encoded by the coding sequence GTGAGACTCACGAAGATTTATACCAAGATTGGTGACAAGGGTGGAACCACCCTCGCATCCGGGGACAAGATATCCAAGGCCGCGCTGCGACTCGAAGCGTATGGGACTGTGGATGAGCTTAATTCCTGGATGGGTCTTTTGCGCGATCAGCTCAAGCTGCAGAATGAATTTCAAGGTCATTGGTTGGATCAAAGTCTGGAGCGCATTCAGAACGAGCTTTTCGATCTGGGTGGTGAACTCGCGACTCCAACGAAGCATCTGAACATCGAAAAGCAGCGGGTGGTATCAGCCGCCGACGTGGAAGTCCTGGAACAGGAAATCGATAACGTAAACGAGAATCTTCAGCCCCTGGCGAACTTCGTTTTGCCCGGCGGACATGTTTGCAATTCCACGGCGCATCTAGCACGAACTGTGTGCCGACGCGCGGAACGCGAACTCGTGCGGCTTCGTATTGACGAACCGGACGTTCGTGGAGAAACTCAAATATACCTCAATCGTTTGAGTGATTGGCTCTTTGTCATGGGCCGATTGATCAGCCAGCGCCTCGGTTGCCCGGAAGTCCTTTGGCAACAGAAGCGGCCAGCGGCGACGCGCAAGTAG
- a CDS encoding prolipoprotein diacylglyceryl transferase, which produces MHPILFQWGSFVVPSWHAFFVLAALMGWWTLGLWGKLAWPEGQARSLDSLFLIAYIAGYTGARGLSIILEGESLSGFFELGSMTLYGGILLAAFAAILYAHWKKLSIIRLADLTLPSLMLGIAIGRIGCFLNGDDYGLPLPNQSEIPFWAVKFPNLNDELYRYPVQLIEAAVCLTIAGYSWSKRTLLKRRPGEIGTIGIVGYAITRFVLEFYRGDDRGQIFTDYLSPAQIISILVILAWAGVLVFMRYVAASGKQGKA; this is translated from the coding sequence ATGCATCCAATCCTGTTTCAATGGGGCAGCTTTGTCGTTCCGAGCTGGCATGCATTCTTTGTGCTGGCTGCCCTTATGGGTTGGTGGACGCTTGGTCTTTGGGGGAAGCTCGCCTGGCCTGAGGGTCAGGCAAGGTCCTTGGATTCGCTGTTTCTAATCGCTTATATCGCGGGATATACGGGCGCGCGCGGGCTTTCCATAATTCTGGAAGGGGAAAGCCTGAGCGGGTTCTTTGAGCTCGGCAGCATGACGCTTTACGGTGGAATTCTGCTGGCCGCGTTTGCGGCCATACTTTATGCGCACTGGAAAAAACTTTCCATCATTCGTCTGGCGGATCTGACTCTGCCGTCCCTCATGCTTGGCATTGCCATTGGTCGCATCGGTTGTTTCCTGAATGGTGATGATTACGGCCTGCCCCTTCCCAATCAATCCGAGATACCGTTCTGGGCCGTGAAGTTTCCCAACCTGAACGATGAGCTTTACCGTTATCCCGTGCAGCTCATAGAGGCAGCGGTCTGCCTGACCATTGCAGGTTACAGCTGGTCAAAGCGAACGCTTTTAAAGCGGCGACCCGGAGAAATCGGAACCATAGGGATTGTCGGCTATGCGATCACACGCTTTGTTTTGGAGTTCTACCGCGGGGATGATCGCGGGCAGATATTTACGGATTATTTGTCACCGGCCCAGATCATCAGCATCCTTGTGATCCTGGCCTGGGCCGGTGTTTTGGTCTTTATGCGCTACGTGGCGGCTTCGGGAAAGCAGGGGAAGGCTTAG
- a CDS encoding integration host factor subunit alpha, whose product MATLTKDVLVEMIRDKVGFPVKEAKEILEIILEEVKLRLEDGKDVKISGFGKWTVKEKRSRPGRNPHTGEKIEISARRVVTFHPSDKMRDQVNREFAHLTGDE is encoded by the coding sequence ATGGCTACTTTGACCAAGGACGTTCTGGTGGAGATGATTCGCGATAAAGTTGGCTTTCCTGTCAAAGAAGCCAAGGAGATCCTCGAGATTATTCTCGAAGAGGTCAAGCTTCGCCTGGAAGACGGCAAAGACGTCAAAATATCTGGTTTCGGCAAGTGGACCGTGAAGGAAAAGCGTTCACGTCCCGGTCGCAACCCGCACACAGGCGAGAAGATCGAAATCTCGGCCCGACGTGTCGTGACCTTCCATCCCTCGGATAAAATGCGTGATCAGGTGAACCGCGAATTCGCGCACCTCACAGGCGACGAGTAA
- a CDS encoding ABC transporter ATP-binding protein, with protein MIEVVGLRKSFGDVPALTDITFKVEKGQIVGFLGANGAGKTTTMDILCGCIGADAGTARIAGYEISENPIEVKRRIGYLPDEPPLHKEMKVEEFLLYVGQLHGLSKSKAKQKTLELMEKLEITDMRNRLIGQLSKGYKQRVGLAHALVHDPEVLILDEPTEGLDPNQIVQIRELIKSLKGQHTILFSSHILSEVESVCDQIVIVDHGRVVEQGTHQQLVSRLESGRQYQLRVRQGASALVEKLKSLPSLSALTLESESAETITFRTADQDQVLDRVAQEVLNGGHGLQELAVKSKKLEDVFFQLTH; from the coding sequence ATGATTGAAGTCGTCGGCCTGCGAAAGAGCTTCGGTGACGTTCCTGCTCTGACTGACATCACCTTTAAGGTGGAGAAAGGTCAGATCGTCGGGTTTTTGGGAGCCAATGGTGCCGGAAAAACCACGACAATGGACATTCTGTGCGGATGCATCGGTGCGGATGCTGGTACAGCCAGGATTGCTGGTTATGAGATCTCGGAAAACCCGATCGAGGTCAAAAGAAGGATCGGCTATCTGCCGGACGAACCGCCCCTGCACAAAGAGATGAAGGTCGAGGAATTTTTGCTTTATGTCGGCCAGCTGCATGGCCTCAGCAAAAGCAAAGCGAAGCAGAAAACGCTGGAGCTGATGGAAAAGCTGGAAATCACCGATATGCGGAACCGTTTGATCGGTCAGCTTTCCAAGGGCTATAAGCAAAGGGTGGGGCTGGCGCATGCGCTGGTGCACGATCCTGAAGTCCTGATCCTCGACGAACCTACCGAAGGCCTGGACCCGAACCAGATCGTCCAGATTCGCGAGCTGATCAAATCCCTCAAAGGTCAGCACACCATACTTTTCTCGTCCCACATTCTTTCGGAAGTGGAATCCGTTTGCGATCAGATCGTGATCGTGGACCACGGCCGCGTGGTCGAGCAGGGAACCCATCAGCAGCTGGTCTCCCGCTTGGAATCCGGTCGTCAGTATCAACTGCGCGTTCGTCAGGGGGCCTCGGCCCTGGTGGAAAAACTGAAAAGCCTGCCGTCTCTCAGCGCTTTGACCTTGGAGTCGGAAAGCGCCGAGACCATCACCTTCCGCACAGCTGATCAGGATCAGGTGCTGGACCGCGTGGCGCAGGAAGTTCTGAACGGCGGTCATGGTCTGCAGGAGCTGGCCGTGAAGTCGAAGAAGCTGGAAGACGTGTTCTTCCAACTGACCCACTAA
- a CDS encoding GldG family protein, translated as MRSGLLFLPFLGVFTAVLALATGRAYKEFPLVSIVLWILAALAISVWVVLDGKRLKTMFTRKGSRHRMSQGLSVLLAVLLAIGAGYLSRRDRFNKSFDVTKEGINTLSPESVKLVNQLKERKEPVKVLAFFQDEMKKNQFRKALSLYELKGGSFEVEYIDPQTDPTRAMAENITTVDTVIFKYGKQEARLTSFTEEKMSNALVRVMKEKDKTIYFTKGHGEPELSNQEALGYSAAKQELESERFVVKELNLLETTSIPADADLLVIAGPKYDLQPSELAVLEQYLQSARPLMVLVDALTPVPNLNKLVESVGFRFNDDLLIIRPGDERAKVLGQNNAIVTDFDSFSPVTADFVKRGGVALMTANTRSIDIVNDNKLQLKPVGLAKSSQIIVKVTGVKTQADLKNLTEDRIVEGSFDVFGAASGKVGGAKVATNEANKDAQADVKGDSQGNAAKELRVFVGGSAQLASNLGAQRQENVDLFLNAINYLTQDEDFISIRAKDGDRSTLDLTTASSQFLLLFLAYVYPTSFLGAGVFYWMRRRRA; from the coding sequence ATGCGCAGTGGTCTTCTATTTCTGCCTTTTCTGGGTGTCTTTACCGCGGTTCTGGCTTTGGCTACAGGTCGCGCTTACAAGGAATTTCCGCTGGTCAGTATCGTCCTTTGGATTCTGGCCGCGCTCGCGATCAGCGTCTGGGTCGTCCTGGATGGCAAACGCTTGAAAACGATGTTCACCCGCAAGGGGAGCCGCCACCGCATGAGTCAAGGGCTCAGCGTGCTTCTGGCTGTTCTTCTGGCCATTGGTGCCGGCTACCTGAGTCGCCGTGATCGCTTCAATAAAAGCTTCGACGTGACCAAGGAAGGGATCAACACCCTGAGTCCGGAATCGGTGAAGCTGGTGAATCAGCTGAAAGAACGCAAAGAGCCGGTCAAGGTTCTGGCGTTTTTCCAGGATGAGATGAAGAAGAACCAGTTCCGTAAGGCCCTTTCGCTTTATGAGCTGAAGGGCGGCAGCTTTGAGGTCGAGTACATAGATCCTCAGACCGATCCGACCCGCGCCATGGCCGAGAACATCACGACCGTGGATACCGTGATATTTAAATACGGAAAACAGGAAGCCCGTCTGACTTCATTCACCGAAGAAAAGATGAGCAACGCGCTGGTACGGGTGATGAAGGAGAAGGATAAGACCATCTACTTCACCAAAGGCCATGGCGAACCGGAACTCAGTAACCAGGAAGCTCTGGGCTATTCGGCCGCGAAGCAGGAATTGGAATCGGAACGCTTTGTGGTCAAAGAGCTGAACCTTCTTGAAACCACCTCCATTCCAGCCGATGCGGATCTTCTGGTGATCGCAGGACCGAAGTATGACCTGCAGCCTTCCGAGCTGGCTGTGCTGGAGCAGTATCTGCAAAGCGCCCGGCCTTTGATGGTTCTTGTCGATGCGCTGACGCCCGTGCCGAACCTGAACAAGCTGGTCGAGTCCGTGGGTTTCCGCTTCAATGATGACCTTCTGATCATCCGCCCGGGTGATGAACGCGCCAAGGTCCTGGGTCAGAACAATGCGATCGTCACCGACTTTGACAGCTTCTCGCCCGTCACTGCGGATTTTGTCAAACGCGGTGGAGTCGCCCTGATGACGGCCAATACCCGGTCGATCGACATCGTGAATGACAATAAACTTCAGCTTAAGCCTGTTGGTCTGGCCAAGTCCTCCCAGATCATTGTGAAGGTGACCGGCGTGAAAACGCAGGCTGACCTTAAGAATCTGACCGAAGACCGTATCGTCGAGGGCTCGTTCGATGTCTTCGGTGCCGCAAGCGGCAAGGTCGGTGGCGCCAAGGTCGCCACGAATGAAGCGAATAAGGATGCTCAGGCTGACGTTAAAGGTGATTCGCAGGGCAATGCGGCCAAGGAACTGCGGGTTTTCGTTGGCGGTTCAGCGCAGCTCGCCAGTAACCTCGGGGCCCAGCGCCAGGAGAACGTTGATCTCTTTTTGAATGCGATCAACTATCTGACTCAGGATGAGGATTTTATTTCCATCCGGGCCAAGGACGGTGACAGGAGTACTTTGGATCTGACCACGGCGTCGAGCCAGTTCCTGCTCCTCTTCCTGGCTTATGTGTATCCCACCAGCTTTCTGGGTGCGGGCGTATTCTATTGGATGCGGAGAAGGAGAGCCTAA
- a CDS encoding DUF4340 domain-containing protein → MKTFVKPLIFSVVLLGLGGIAYWDEWQTKVETKEKELKNKLLTFKPDEITSLNYTKVDDGRTVQVQMAKEGNQWKVLSPIAYPGDAEGVGRLLKTFEELKFEKSFEAAGDKLKEYGLDQPKVTVAMKDKDGKETTIRIGAKSPVGYSSYAKVDETNNVYLVNHYAFTASNKELFDFRDKSLRWPNMDQVKAISYQYQNEPLISLKRQDKDWSIETPKPFKADATEVKQFLSFFENQRVAKFMDDPSPALKEALSGKKPGTTRLATLVLTGGADQLTQYAFMQNGEDIYTTVPGYDGIIVLDKKMKDGLKKSLADFQNKAMFSFNSTEATEVDVDGKVYVRKDGEWQTKEGGDKADFIRLLLVDFEFAKAAVVLTADEALALMKGAPLHSTKFTFKDGKTVEASIWKIEGDAEHVSMKVGTDAFYKAPRSLLENFSAKPKLSEKLQPGDQG, encoded by the coding sequence ATGAAGACCTTTGTCAAACCCCTGATTTTCAGCGTGGTCCTCCTGGGTCTGGGCGGAATCGCGTACTGGGATGAGTGGCAGACGAAAGTTGAGACCAAGGAAAAGGAGCTGAAAAACAAGCTTCTGACCTTCAAGCCGGATGAGATCACCAGCCTCAACTACACCAAGGTCGATGACGGCCGGACGGTTCAGGTGCAGATGGCCAAGGAAGGTAATCAATGGAAGGTTCTTTCCCCGATTGCCTATCCTGGTGATGCGGAAGGCGTGGGCCGGCTCCTGAAAACTTTTGAAGAGCTGAAGTTTGAAAAGAGTTTTGAAGCGGCCGGTGACAAGCTGAAGGAATACGGTCTTGATCAGCCGAAAGTCACCGTGGCTATGAAGGATAAGGACGGCAAGGAAACCACGATTCGCATCGGGGCCAAAAGCCCTGTCGGTTACAGCAGCTATGCGAAAGTTGATGAGACGAACAATGTTTATCTCGTCAATCATTACGCGTTCACGGCCAGCAACAAAGAGCTCTTCGATTTCCGTGACAAAAGTCTTCGCTGGCCGAACATGGACCAGGTGAAGGCCATCAGCTACCAGTATCAGAATGAGCCGCTGATTTCCTTGAAGCGTCAGGATAAAGACTGGTCCATCGAAACGCCGAAGCCCTTCAAGGCGGATGCGACCGAGGTGAAGCAGTTCCTGAGCTTTTTTGAGAATCAGCGCGTGGCCAAATTCATGGACGATCCTTCCCCGGCTTTGAAAGAGGCTCTGAGCGGTAAAAAGCCCGGCACAACGCGTCTTGCGACTCTTGTGCTGACCGGCGGTGCTGACCAGCTGACTCAGTATGCCTTCATGCAAAACGGCGAGGACATCTACACCACGGTTCCCGGTTACGACGGCATTATCGTGCTCGATAAGAAGATGAAGGATGGTCTGAAGAAATCCCTGGCTGATTTCCAGAATAAGGCCATGTTCAGCTTCAACTCGACCGAGGCCACCGAGGTGGATGTGGACGGCAAGGTTTACGTAAGAAAGGACGGCGAATGGCAGACCAAGGAAGGCGGAGACAAGGCTGATTTCATCCGACTTTTGCTGGTTGATTTCGAATTTGCCAAAGCCGCGGTGGTGTTGACGGCTGATGAGGCGCTGGCTCTGATGAAGGGTGCTCCTCTTCATTCCACCAAATTCACCTTCAAGGATGGCAAGACCGTGGAGGCTTCGATCTGGAAAATCGAGGGGGATGCGGAGCATGTGTCTATGAAGGTGGGTACGGATGCCTTCTATAAGGCCCCACGCTCGCTCCTTGAAAACTTCAGCGCCAAGCCCAAGCTGAGTGAAAAACTTCAGCCGGGTGATCAGGGTTGA
- a CDS encoding NAD(P)H-dependent glycerol-3-phosphate dehydrogenase — protein MSNNTPAAKITVLGSGNFGTCLAHHLAQKGTPVVMWGRSQLIADSINTKHRNPKYLSHIELSPLLSATTELSDERLKNTEFLILAIPTQSLRQVLETLKGRIRPDTVIVCAVKGIENDTLCFPYNIIQQVLGENYATQTAILSGPSFAIEVAEQRPTAVSVGCMDKQVCNRVQELFHTAYFRVYTLDDPMGLEVAGALKNVIAVAAGAAVGLGMQQNARAALLTRGLAEITRLGAMLGAQPLTFMGLGGVGDLFLTCTSEKSRNFTVGYRLGKGEQLDVVLKTLGSVAEGVWTARAAYNLSQKLGADTPIISAVHGVLFQGKTISEALYGLLNRDMKAEVQLPQGTKPHA, from the coding sequence TTGTCGAACAACACACCTGCAGCCAAAATCACAGTATTAGGCTCCGGCAACTTCGGGACCTGTCTTGCGCATCACCTTGCGCAGAAGGGAACTCCGGTCGTGATGTGGGGCCGTTCCCAACTGATCGCCGACAGCATCAACACCAAACATCGGAATCCCAAATACCTGAGTCATATAGAATTGTCGCCTCTTCTGAGCGCAACCACCGAACTCAGTGACGAACGCCTTAAAAACACCGAATTTCTAATCCTGGCGATTCCCACCCAATCGCTGCGGCAGGTCCTTGAGACTCTGAAGGGACGCATTCGTCCGGACACAGTGATCGTGTGCGCGGTCAAAGGCATCGAGAATGATACGCTCTGTTTTCCCTATAACATCATTCAGCAGGTGCTTGGAGAAAACTATGCGACGCAGACAGCCATCCTTTCCGGTCCCAGCTTTGCGATCGAGGTCGCCGAGCAAAGACCCACGGCCGTGTCCGTCGGCTGCATGGATAAGCAGGTCTGTAACCGGGTCCAGGAACTTTTCCACACGGCTTACTTCCGCGTTTATACCCTGGATGATCCCATGGGGCTTGAGGTGGCCGGCGCTCTGAAAAACGTCATTGCCGTGGCCGCAGGCGCCGCGGTGGGACTGGGCATGCAGCAGAATGCACGGGCCGCCCTCCTGACCCGCGGGTTGGCCGAAATCACGCGCCTCGGCGCCATGCTCGGTGCGCAGCCTTTGACGTTTATGGGGCTCGGGGGTGTAGGTGATCTCTTTCTGACCTGTACCTCGGAAAAAAGTCGGAACTTCACCGTGGGCTATCGCCTTGGCAAAGGTGAACAGCTCGATGTCGTTTTGAAAACGCTTGGATCGGTGGCGGAAGGCGTCTGGACCGCGCGCGCCGCTTATAATCTGAGCCAGAAATTGGGTGCGGATACGCCGATCATCAGCGCCGTGCATGGCGTTCTATTTCAAGGGAAGACGATTTCGGAAGCGCTCTATGGGCTTTTGAATCGGGATATGAAGGCGGAAGTGCAGCTGCCGCAAGGAACGAAGCCGCACGCATGA
- a CDS encoding ABC transporter permease, producing MGAVLTIAQRDLKAYFSSIKGSVTFWFLLIFMGMFFQSFCTTFLDLQNQAMQMGGETPKLSQLLTAIFQNLHFILLFVVPAVTMASFAEEKKTQVHRLLMTAPVSSTQIVLGKFLSAAGVLGMVLLASSVFPIFLFKYGNPEFGPILSSYLGLFLLMCSQVAFGLWISSMVSHQFLAFMFTVFGLFLLLILTWIAPNISSTGMMEEFVKYLAATTHLDNFFNGLITVADVTYFVAFISLFLYFTNVAVESQRWR from the coding sequence ATGGGAGCTGTACTGACGATTGCTCAGCGCGATCTGAAGGCTTATTTTTCATCCATCAAAGGTTCGGTGACCTTTTGGTTTCTGCTCATTTTCATGGGTATGTTCTTTCAGTCCTTCTGCACGACCTTTCTTGACCTGCAGAATCAGGCCATGCAGATGGGCGGCGAGACGCCCAAGTTGAGTCAGCTGCTGACGGCCATCTTTCAGAACCTCCATTTCATCCTGCTCTTCGTGGTGCCCGCAGTGACCATGGCCTCGTTCGCGGAGGAAAAGAAAACGCAGGTTCACCGCCTTCTGATGACGGCGCCTGTCTCGTCCACCCAGATCGTGCTCGGCAAGTTCCTGTCCGCTGCCGGCGTCCTGGGCATGGTTCTGCTCGCGTCCTCGGTTTTCCCTATCTTCCTTTTCAAATACGGCAATCCTGAATTCGGACCCATCCTGAGTTCCTACCTTGGCCTTTTCCTTCTCATGTGCTCGCAGGTGGCTTTCGGTCTTTGGATCTCGTCGATGGTCAGTCATCAATTTCTGGCGTTCATGTTCACCGTCTTCGGACTCTTTTTGCTGCTGATCCTGACCTGGATCGCACCCAATATTTCGAGCACCGGCATGATGGAAGAGTTTGTGAAATACCTGGCGGCCACCACGCACCTTGATAACTTTTTCAATGGTCTGATCACGGTCGCAGACGTGACTTACTTCGTCGCGTTCATCAGTCTTTTTCTTTATTTCACAAACGTCGCCGTCGAATCGCAGCGTTGGAGGTAA
- a CDS encoding type IV pilus twitching motility protein PilT — protein MQQLLRTLVQQGASDLHISSGSPPRLRIDGHVAPLNLPPMTPQKTMELCYSVLTETQKKMFEQRKELDLSFSIPGIARFRANIYYQSGQISGAFRVIPHKINTLDELSSPPLLKSLCALPRGLVLVTGPTGSGKSTTLAAMINHINESRYDHIVTIEDPIEFVHQHKNCVVDQRELGEDTQSFAMALKSVLRQDPDVILIGEMRDPETISAALTIAETGHLVFGTLHTNGAISSINRMVDSFPPHQQSQIRTQLAMSLEAVLSQMLLPKETGGRVMAMEIMRMNSAIRALVQEGKIQQIYSAMQTGQAGSGMQTMNQSLYQLVSRRLITKELALQKSAMPDELQDMLSDNKQKSIRR, from the coding sequence ATGCAACAGCTGCTGCGTACGCTGGTTCAACAGGGAGCCAGCGACCTGCACATCTCTTCAGGTTCGCCGCCCCGTCTTCGTATAGATGGGCACGTGGCCCCTTTGAATCTGCCGCCCATGACGCCGCAGAAAACCATGGAACTCTGCTACAGCGTTCTGACTGAAACGCAAAAGAAAATGTTCGAGCAGCGGAAGGAGCTTGACCTTTCCTTCTCGATTCCGGGCATCGCCCGCTTTCGTGCCAACATCTATTATCAGTCGGGTCAGATCTCGGGCGCGTTCCGTGTGATTCCGCATAAGATCAATACTCTGGATGAATTGAGCAGTCCGCCGCTCCTGAAAAGCCTTTGCGCACTGCCTCGCGGCCTCGTCCTGGTCACCGGTCCCACGGGTTCCGGTAAATCGACGACCCTGGCCGCCATGATCAATCACATCAATGAATCGCGCTATGATCACATTGTAACGATCGAAGATCCCATCGAATTCGTGCACCAGCATAAAAACTGCGTTGTCGATCAACGCGAGCTGGGCGAGGATACACAGAGCTTCGCCATGGCTCTCAAATCCGTTCTGCGTCAGGATCCCGATGTGATTCTGATCGGTGAGATGCGCGATCCCGAGACCATTTCCGCGGCCCTTACCATTGCCGAGACGGGTCACCTTGTTTTCGGAACGCTCCATACCAACGGTGCGATATCGAGCATCAACCGCATGGTCGATTCCTTCCCCCCGCATCAGCAGTCCCAGATTCGTACGCAGCTGGCTATGAGCCTTGAAGCCGTGCTTTCGCAGATGCTTTTGCCCAAGGAAACAGGCGGCCGGGTGATGGCCATGGAAATCATGCGAATGAACAGCGCTATCCGTGCTCTGGTGCAGGAAGGCAAGATTCAGCAGATCTATTCCGCGATGCAGACAGGTCAGGCCGGAAGCGGCATGCAGACGATGAATCAGTCCCTTTATCAGCTGGTGAGTCGACGCCTCATCACCAAGGAGCTCGCGCTCCAGAAGAGTGCGATGCCGGATGAACTTCAGGATATGCTGAGTGACAATAAACAGAAAAGCATAAGACGATAG